From a region of the Candidatus Brocadia sp. genome:
- a CDS encoding FG-GAP-like repeat-containing protein, with amino-acid sequence MCLKRRWKLFPVIGCKITLLTVLVFTRAFPAYGEIRGDFNGDGFSDLAIGVPFEDITAGTATVTDAGAVNVLYGSLAGLQASSPDDQFWYQGDSGVQDSAERIDRFGYSLGTGDFNGDGCDDLAIGVPFENITVGTTTVNNAGAVQVLYGSSVTGLQTTSPDDQFWCQNCPGVRDIPETEDYFGWALSVGDFNGDGYDDLAIGVPAEDRAGAVQVLYGSSAGLQTTLTDDQFWHQDSGGIKEARETQDNFGRYLSVGDFNNDGYDDLAIGVPDEDIVAGTRNVHNAGAVQILYGSTHGLQANGVDVPDDQLWYQGYSGVQDTPEAGDYFGSNLSAGDFNNDGYDDLAIGVYREVSITGTNNEGAVQVLYGSFNGLQANGVGAPDDQFWQQGGDVHDHAEEKDNFGLPLASGDFNNDGYDDLAVGVSDEDIIEDEAGHLNDEGAVTVLYGSSDGLQANGVNGPDDQFWHQNSPGMRSFAEIKDCFGSSLGVGDYNGDGSDDLAIGIFKEDARARSLFDAGAVAVLYGSSTAGLQVSAPDDQLWGQNSPGVLDEAEDGDHFGMALAETHEDGDLPQ; translated from the coding sequence ATGTGCTTAAAACGACGCTGGAAATTGTTTCCTGTCATAGGGTGTAAAATTACGCTCCTAACGGTGCTTGTGTTTACTCGCGCCTTTCCTGCATATGGAGAAATACGTGGAGACTTTAACGGGGATGGTTTCTCTGACCTTGCAATTGGGGTTCCTTTTGAAGATATAACCGCGGGTACAGCAACTGTCACCGATGCAGGGGCTGTAAATGTACTCTATGGTTCATTGGCGGGACTTCAAGCATCCTCACCTGATGATCAATTCTGGTATCAGGGCGATTCGGGTGTACAAGATAGCGCTGAAAGAATAGACAGGTTCGGATATTCTTTAGGTACGGGCGACTTCAATGGCGACGGATGCGATGATTTGGCAATTGGAGTCCCGTTTGAAAATATAACGGTAGGAACAACAACCGTTAACAATGCAGGCGCTGTACAGGTGTTGTACGGTTCGTCCGTCACAGGACTCCAGACAACCTCGCCTGACGATCAGTTCTGGTGCCAGAACTGTCCAGGGGTTCGGGATATACCCGAAACAGAAGATTATTTCGGTTGGGCTTTAAGTGTGGGCGACTTCAATGGCGACGGATACGACGATTTGGCAATTGGAGTGCCCGCTGAAGATCGTGCAGGCGCTGTACAGGTGCTATACGGTTCATCTGCGGGACTTCAGACAACCTTGACTGACGATCAGTTCTGGCATCAGGACAGTGGAGGAATCAAAGAAGCAAGAGAAACACAGGATAACTTTGGCCGGTATTTAAGTGTCGGTGACTTTAATAACGACGGGTATGATGATTTGGCAATCGGAGTCCCCGATGAAGATATAGTCGCAGGAACAAGAAACGTCCATAATGCAGGTGCGGTACAGATTTTATACGGTTCGACTCATGGACTTCAGGCGAACGGTGTGGATGTGCCCGATGATCAGCTCTGGTACCAGGGCTATTCGGGTGTCCAGGATACGCCAGAAGCCGGGGATTATTTCGGTTCGAATTTAAGCGCCGGCGATTTCAACAATGATGGGTATGACGACCTGGCGATTGGAGTTTATCGTGAAGTTAGTATAACAGGAACCAACAATGAGGGAGCTGTACAGGTGTTATATGGTTCATTTAACGGACTTCAAGCGAATGGTGTGGGTGCGCCTGACGATCAGTTCTGGCAACAGGGCGGCGATGTCCACGACCATGCCGAAGAAAAAGACAATTTCGGCTTGCCTTTAGCTTCGGGAGACTTCAATAACGACGGATATGACGATTTGGCCGTTGGAGTTTCTGATGAAGATATCATAGAAGATGAAGCAGGCCACCTTAATGATGAGGGCGCCGTAACGGTGTTATATGGTTCATCTGATGGACTTCAGGCAAATGGCGTGAATGGTCCTGATGATCAGTTCTGGCACCAGAATAGTCCTGGAATGAGAAGTTTTGCGGAAATAAAAGATTGTTTTGGCTCATCGTTAGGTGTGGGCGACTATAATGGCGATGGAAGTGACGATTTGGCAATTGGGATTTTTAAAGAAGATGCGAGAGCAAGAAGCCTTTTCGACGCCGGCGCTGTAGCGGTGTTATACGGTTCATCCACTGCGGGACTTCAGGTATCTGCGCCTGATGATCAACTCTGGGGACAGAATAGTCCCGGCGTCCTGGATGAAGCAGAGGATGGGGATCATTTCGGGATGGCCTTGGCGGAGACTCATGAGGATGGAGACCTGCCGCAATAA